A stretch of the Etheostoma spectabile isolate EspeVRDwgs_2016 unplaced genomic scaffold, UIUC_Espe_1.0 scaffold00003957, whole genome shotgun sequence genome encodes the following:
- the LOC116676890 gene encoding serine protease 33-like codes for MREVWTGMKEITGCGGRRGQTPGSRERANELNCYFNRFSSQPSPASSTTTHQPPTPPLCLLPPTFFCSNISLRTPSPSCMVIQGEESIAHCVLVVCLSAVCGITPLNTRIVGGQIALGGSWPWQVSLQSSGRHFCGGSLINNGWVLTAAHCFPSIPADLTVYLGIQSLQGPNPNRVSRTVTNVIRHPNYDPNTNDNDICLLKLSSPVTFNDFIVPVCLAAPASTFFSGVSSWVTGWGDTGSGVSLPPPGNLMEVNVPVVGNRECHCNYGAGYITNNMICAGFRAGGKDSCQGDSGGPMVSKQGSRWILGGIVSFGNGCAEPNFPGVYTRVSQYQTWINSQITSNQPGFITFTSSGTDSDLSITCDDLP; via the exons atgagggaggtgtggACAGGGATGAAGGAGATCACCGGGTGTGGGgggagaagaggacaaacaccaGGGAGCCGGGAGAGAGCAAACGAGCTAAACTGTTATTTCAACaggtttagctcacagccaTCCCCTGCCTCCTCCACCACAACCCACCAGCCCCCCACACCCCCTCTTTGCCTCCTCCCCCCCACCTTCTTTTGTTCCAACATCTCCCTTCGCACTCCCTCgccctcctgca TGGTAATCCAGGGAGAGGAAAGTATTGCTCACTGTGTTcttgttgtctgtctctctgcagtgtGCGGTATAACTCCGCTCAACACCAGGATTGTTGGAGGACAGATCGCCCTTGGGGGGAGCTGGCCCTGGCAAGTCAGCCTGCAATCATCTGGGAGGCACTTCTGTGGAGGATCCCTCATTAACAATGGATGGGTGCTGACTGCTGCTCACTGCTTCCCAAG caTCCCAGCCGATCTGACTGTGTATCTGGGTATCCAGAGTCTACAGGGACCCAACCCCAATAGGGTGTCTCGGACAGTAACAAACGTCATCAGACATCCTAACTATGACCCCAATACTAATGACAACGACATCTGCCTCCTGAAGCTCTCGTCACCGGTGACTTTCAATGATTTCATTGTTCCTGTCTGCCTGGCAGCTCCAGCCAGCACCTTCTTCAGCGGCGTTAGCTCCTGGGTGACCGGCTGGGGTGACACTGGATCTGGAG tCTCCCTTCCTCCCCCAGGAAACCTAATGGAGGTGAATGTGCCGGTCGTGGGGAACAGAGAGTGTCACTGTAACTATGGTGCTGGCTATATCACAAACAACATGATCTGCGCCGGGTTCCGTGCTGGAGGGAAGGACTCCTGTCAG GGGGATTCAGGTGGTCCGATGGTGAGCAAGCAGGGCAGCCGCTGGATCCTGGGGGGAATCGTTAGTTTTGGAAATGGTTGTGCCGAGCCTAATTTCCCAGGAGTCTACACCAGAGTGTCCCAATATCAGACCTGGATCAACAGCCAGATCACCAGCAACCAGCCGGGCTTCATCACCTTCACGTCCAGTGGAACTGACAGTGACCTCAGCATCACCTGCGATGACCTGCCTTAA